The Geotoga petraea genome includes the window TCAGTTGTTTTCGATTTATTTTTTGGTACTTTAAATATAATAATCTCTGTTATAATAATGTCTTTATCCGTGGTTGTTTACTTGTTTAAAGATGAAATACAGAGTGTAATAGGAGATCAGTTTGCATTAAACACTATGCCCCTATTTTATATAACTATTCCAATTCTTTTATTTGGTATTTTACTGCATATCTACTCCATTGAAAGAATAGCCCAAAGGTTTTACAAAATTTATGGACTTGTAATATTTGCTTTGGGGTTTATAAGCTTGGGTATAATAATATTTATGATTTTTAAATACTCTATAAACTGGCTTGGAATAAGCGTTTTTGGGAATACATCTTTAGGACATAACTATTTGTTCTATTTTCCATCTATATTGTATATTGTTTATTCTATTTTTATAATTTATTATTCCTTAATAATGATGAGAAGGTAAAAGAATGAAAATAGCTATGATATTCGGTACCAGACCTGAGGCAATTAAAATGGCACCTTTGTATAAACAAATGAAAAAAGAGAATATTGAAGTTGAAATAATATCAACAGGCCAGCATAAAGAAATGCTGAATCAAGTTTTCGAAATTTTTGATATAAAACCTGATTTTGATCTCAAAATTATGAGACATGATCAAAGTTTAGAAGAATTATCATCTGCTTTGATAAATAAAATAAGCCCAATATTAAAACAAAAAGAGTATGACTATATTTTTGTTCATGGGGATACAACGACTACTTTTATTGCCAGTCTTTGTGGTTTTTACAGTAAAATTCCAGTTTGCCATGTAGAAGCAGGATTGAGAACCAACGATATTTATTACCCATTCCCTGAAGAAATGAACAGAAAATTAGTTGGAACAATTGCAATGTATCACTTTGCTCCAACGGTTTTAGCAAAAGATAACCTCTTAAAAGAAGGCATTAAAGAAGATCAAATACTTATAACTGGAAATACCGTGGTGGACGCTTTAAATTGGATAATCAAAAATAAAAAATTAGAAATAAAAAATATACAAAAACAGTTTGGCCTGGAAGACAAAAAGTATATTCTTTTAACTCTTCACAGAAGAGAAAATCAGGGCGAAGTAATGATGAAAATATTATCTGGTATAAAAAAATATTTATCCGAAAATAAAGAATACCATTTAATATATCCAGTGCATCTAAACCCTAATGTCAGAAAAATAGTTAAAGAAGAATTGCAAAATGTTGAAAGGGTTATTCTTACAGACCCCCTTTCGTACATCGAATTTGTGTCTTTGATGGAAGGTAGTCATTATATAATGACAGATTCTGGTGGACTACAAGAAGAAGCGCCACATATAGGCAAGCCAGTCTTGGTTTTAAGAAATGAAACAGAAAGACCAGAAGCTATAAGATCAGGAGTTGCTGAATTAGTTGGGACAGATCCAGATAAAATATATAAATCTATGAAAACTCTCAATACAGCTAAATACGACGACATGTCAGAATCAAAAAATCCTTTTGGTGATGGCAATGCTTCAAAACGAATAACAAATTTTATTAAAAATAAAAAGGTTAACAACTTCCTCGTTTAATAACCCCTTACTTAATATGGCATTAAAATTAAAAATAATTATCTGATATAATCGAAAAAAGAAGACTTATGGGGGAAAGATATGAATAAAGAAGATAAATATCTAAATATTATAGGGCTACTCATAAGATTAAGTTTGTTTTTTGCCTTATTTTTCAGTGTTTATATTGAATATCAATTTTTTCAAAGTGAATTAATAAAAAATTTTATATTATTAAGCATCCTTTTTATAAACGATTTGGTAAGATATATAAAATTCAAAAATAATAGAATATACAACATGGTTTCTTTGCTTGTTTCTATAGCACTTAGTTATTATTTGATAGTTTATGTAAATTACGAGCTTTTCGTCTACATATTTTTAACTCTTTATGAAATAACAACTTTTTTAAAGAAAAAAACCTTTTTATTCTATTTCTTTTTGCATTTATCGGCATACATACTCATTTGGTTTAACGTTTATTATGTACCAGTTTCTTCGGAAAATTCAAACGAAAAATTAGCAATAGATTTGTTGACCAACGTTTTTATTTATTTGGTAGTGTTTTTTGTGATCTATTTAATCAAGAGAATTAATTACGAAAGAAACCAAGTCCTTGAACTTAACCAAAAACTCATAAAAACTAATTCGAAATTATCAAAATCTTTGGTAGAAATAGAAAAATTGACAATAACAAAAGAAAGAAACAGAGTTGCCCAAGAAATACACGACTCTCTGGGGCATTCAATAACTGGTTTAATAATGCATTTAGATTATTTGGAAAAAATAAATCAAA containing:
- the wecB gene encoding non-hydrolyzing UDP-N-acetylglucosamine 2-epimerase, producing the protein MKIAMIFGTRPEAIKMAPLYKQMKKENIEVEIISTGQHKEMLNQVFEIFDIKPDFDLKIMRHDQSLEELSSALINKISPILKQKEYDYIFVHGDTTTTFIASLCGFYSKIPVCHVEAGLRTNDIYYPFPEEMNRKLVGTIAMYHFAPTVLAKDNLLKEGIKEDQILITGNTVVDALNWIIKNKKLEIKNIQKQFGLEDKKYILLTLHRRENQGEVMMKILSGIKKYLSENKEYHLIYPVHLNPNVRKIVKEELQNVERVILTDPLSYIEFVSLMEGSHYIMTDSGGLQEEAPHIGKPVLVLRNETERPEAIRSGVAELVGTDPDKIYKSMKTLNTAKYDDMSESKNPFGDGNASKRITNFIKNKKVNNFLV
- a CDS encoding sensor histidine kinase, which translates into the protein MNKEDKYLNIIGLLIRLSLFFALFFSVYIEYQFFQSELIKNFILLSILFINDLVRYIKFKNNRIYNMVSLLVSIALSYYLIVYVNYELFVYIFLTLYEITTFLKKKTFLFYFFLHLSAYILIWFNVYYVPVSSENSNEKLAIDLLTNVFIYLVVFFVIYLIKRINYERNQVLELNQKLIKTNSKLSKSLVEIEKLTITKERNRVAQEIHDSLGHSITGLIMHLDYLEKINQKKPEENEKVIKKCQDLSRNAMQDLRKAVFALKENDEMNSLHESVKELIKNLENESINIIYNKKGMIEKIPPELKFITYRIIQELITNSIKHGKASEIRLELINDKNSQNFYILESDNGVGSDEIIVGNGLKGIEDRIRTFNGDLTIKTKKNKGFNIKISVPIGGIENDKSYVGG